One region of Kwoniella pini CBS 10737 chromosome 6, complete sequence genomic DNA includes:
- a CDS encoding mitochondrial 54S ribosomal protein bL17m, with protein MKHGISQRKLGRMPAHRIALLRNLVSALLHHETIKTTLPKAKEAARMAEKIITLGKKGTNPAKSKAMAYLMPPHNSPTPSSSASSSSTFDPETFVAPKSLLPKLFNHLSARYVDRPGGYTRIHKFGRRQGDNAPHAIVTLVDGPRDLKLEMLARTVGKEGLDLIELKGNLDEISNDWEGLRDKTKQQVEKVLKYKNQDEIKEFKSKAKEFADYLQAEESAYGGIRKPNIDSEIPKYRRPGLTTPKSGKILRAGERLSGVSTHTTGLGLARGALVRTPRGKLSIDKTPRFWGQARLPEGVSAEIA; from the exons ATGAAGCACGGTATAAGTCAGAGAAAGTTGGGTCGTATGCCCGCTCATAGGATAGCGTTGTTGAG AAATCTTGTTTCCGCTTTGTTACACCATGAAACTATTAAAACTACTCTACCTAAAGCTAAGGAAGCTGCAAGGATGGCCgagaag ATCATTACTCTCGGAAAGAAAGGTACTAATCCCGCGAAGAGCAAAGCCATGGCATATCTGATG CCACCGCATAACTCTCCAACACCCTCATCATCcgcttcatcatcttcaacattcGATCCTGAAACATTTGTAGCTCCAAAATCACTCTTacctaaattatttaatcatTTATCCGCAAGATACGTAGATCGACCAGGTGGATATACACGTATACATAAATTCGGTAGAAGACAAGGTGATAATGCACCACATGCAATAGTTACTTTAGTAGATGGTCCAAGagatttaaaattagaaatgTTAGCTAGAACAgttggtaaagaaggtttagatttaattgaattaaaaggtaatttagatgaaatttcaaatgattgGGAAGGTTTAAGAGATAAAACTAAAcaacaagttgaaaaagtattgaaatataaaaatcaagatgaaataaaagaattcaaatcaaaagcaaaagaattTGCAGATTATTtacaagctgaagaatCTGCTTATGGAGGTATAAGAAAACCTAATATTGATTCTGAAATACCTAAATATAGAAGACCAGG TTTAACAACACCTAAATCTGGTAAAATATTACGTGCAGGAGAGAGATTATCAGGTGTCTCAACACATACGACTGGATTAGGTTTGGCTAGAGGAGCTTTAGTGAGAACGCCAAGAGGTAAATTAAGTATAGATAAAACACCTAGATTTTGGGGTCAAGCTAGATTACCTGAGGGTGTATCTG
- a CDS encoding acyl carrier protein encodes MYRTLPLLRTTLPSLRLRATSTISKQIKSKPVTFQYRNYAAAAGLSKDDITSRVLDVLKSFEKVDGTKLSPGASFTSDLGLDSLDAVEVVMAIEEEFAIEIPDAEADEITTVQKAIDYVSNSPEGEFQFWASTVNSIIHSG; translated from the exons ATGTACAGAACACTTCCATTACTTCGAACAactcttccttctcttcgACTACGAGCAACCTCCACAATCTctaaacaaattaaatctaaacCTGTAACATTTCAATATAGAAATTACGCAGCTGCTGCTGGATTaagtaaagatgatatcaCTTCAAGAGTTTTGGATGTATTGAAAAGTTTCGAAAAAGTTGATGGTACCAAG CTCTCACCAGGAGCATCATTCACTTCTGATCTTGGACTTGATTCACTTGACGCTGTAGAAGTTGTTATggcaattgaagaagaattcgCTATTGAGATTCCCGATGCTGAGGCAGACGAAATTACAACTGTCcaaaaag CCATCGACTACGTTTCCAAT TCTcctgaaggtgagtttcaaTTCTGGGCTTCAACTGTAAATTCTATTATTCACTCCGGCTAA